From Desulfurobacterium pacificum, a single genomic window includes:
- a CDS encoding NHL repeat-containing protein, translated as MRLILAVILFVLGGLNAFADIKGDWKFPSDIAAYEGKVYVVDGLNDRVLVYTEDGREVNEIRVPSPYGIYVNDKGIFLTSQKGYVYVVKDGEVKKFKVEGRPIDVVELDGKLYVTDGKTQSVDVYDLKGNLEKKFGSKGSAPGEFVGIFSIATDGRVLYVVDSINGRIQEFTPQGKFVRVFGVFGIEEGDLFRPKGVAILGKDVVVSDCITGAVQLFNKYGAFLKVIAKGVDYPIAVAADGEKVFVLEPRQGKVLTFRVQGVK; from the coding sequence ATGAGATTAATTCTCGCCGTTATTCTGTTTGTTTTGGGCGGGTTGAACGCTTTTGCTGACATAAAGGGTGACTGGAAGTTTCCTTCCGATATAGCTGCATACGAAGGAAAGGTTTATGTAGTTGATGGGTTGAACGATAGGGTTTTGGTATATACAGAAGATGGTAGAGAAGTTAATGAGATTAGAGTTCCATCTCCTTATGGGATTTACGTTAACGATAAGGGGATTTTTTTAACGAGCCAAAAAGGCTACGTTTATGTGGTTAAAGATGGAGAAGTTAAGAAGTTTAAGGTGGAAGGAAGACCTATTGATGTTGTTGAACTTGACGGTAAGCTTTACGTTACTGATGGAAAGACACAGTCTGTTGATGTGTACGATTTGAAAGGAAATTTGGAAAAGAAATTTGGTAGTAAAGGTTCGGCGCCAGGGGAGTTTGTGGGGATTTTTTCTATAGCTACAGATGGTCGCGTTCTTTACGTTGTGGATTCTATAAATGGAAGAATTCAGGAGTTTACTCCGCAAGGAAAGTTTGTGAGAGTTTTCGGCGTTTTTGGTATAGAAGAAGGAGATTTGTTTAGACCTAAAGGGGTAGCTATTCTTGGCAAAGATGTAGTTGTTTCTGATTGTATAACTGGTGCTGTTCAGCTTTTTAATAAGTACGGAGCTTTTCTTAAAGTGATTGCCAAAGGAGTTGATTATCCAATAGCAGTAGCTGCTGATGGAGAAAAGGTGTTTGTTCTGGAACCTCGCCAAGGAAAAGTTCTTACATTTAGAGTGCAAGGAGTAAAATAA
- a CDS encoding cytochrome c3 family protein, with product MRKSLVLVALFLTFSGSSEARLVKSMKKDCLVCHENWLLESKKESKKLLLNTSITAADELMCLSCHDGSLADDRLAFTNFNHFSHPVNVKVPKSFHLPKQFPLKDGKLYCGTCHTPHTETGSENKIDYAFMRVPNVNSALCIACHKENGEHGLNHPVLSDTKPLSPEQVEKVLALHGRVSSDNRVECESCHSAHEATGGRTLIAGVKNSALCLVCHENKIGKRNHRIHVALTSFMNADGLIGNRLVDGKVECLTCHKMHKEENRYLTVEKPETICAACHTAEKPALFSPHNVKGEGCLSCHLAHNAKTDQDLFARKPSSKGGFDRYSVESKECIACHNGGVSSHVVGSAANSHKGECVSCHNPHIWNPEKPEEVVKGKVEGTPENSFLIMPGEQLCVTCHGKRSVEGTFHDLRGKDIKVRNALGTPVNKAGLCESCHVPHRAVGAFLWGIKETTSAKKYIESLGVSDKESKTCLTCHYPGGIAADVGEITHPTGKKLGVKVDLPVGEGGIVTCGTCHDPHKWSAVGLNKNRAAASFLRVPEWSLCLKCHADKIGALSNVHASIKDKNVLGETPDEAGVCAACHVPHKAVGSFLRGVGTRKQKEFCLVCHSNDVMKSKYHDHPMGIKNPVNVLPGKKITCYTCHDPHTMTEYLLRIKVSNNSELCLTCHKKEDTTHSSHDFTQVDLPAKEKAVVAKFGKCALCHTPHNPKFKFLWSMEPVSGKTLDEKLCLTCHGKSGFAEKIGEHSHPIGDITNVYVKYSGLPLIEGKIDCATCHNPHGGKDRVRLTRKTVSGDSELCLSCHERKGRVIGTDHDFRVLGDKKVAEEGVCSGCHTPHNAKDVYLWNVEVKRVSSNVMNDLCLTCHSEGGMAQNKSVKYYFHPYRDIKTISVDRPGRHGDWPIYDNSGRRVKVGGAIVCETCHDPHVWSRWTDRGPGKLVEGNIRNSFLRNDTLKGSICVDCHGVEALLRYKLFHNAEVHAKHPFTK from the coding sequence ATGAGAAAAAGCCTGGTTTTAGTTGCACTTTTCTTGACTTTTTCGGGTAGTTCGGAAGCCAGGTTAGTCAAAAGTATGAAAAAAGATTGTCTTGTTTGTCATGAGAACTGGCTCCTGGAATCAAAAAAAGAATCAAAGAAACTTCTTCTAAATACCTCTATAACTGCAGCTGATGAATTGATGTGCCTTTCATGTCATGATGGTTCTTTAGCTGATGATAGGTTGGCTTTTACCAATTTCAACCATTTTTCTCATCCTGTTAATGTAAAAGTTCCTAAGAGTTTTCATTTACCTAAACAGTTTCCTTTAAAAGATGGAAAACTTTATTGTGGTACGTGTCATACTCCGCACACTGAAACGGGGAGTGAAAATAAGATTGACTACGCATTTATGAGAGTTCCTAACGTTAATTCGGCTTTATGTATTGCTTGTCATAAAGAGAATGGGGAACATGGTTTAAACCATCCTGTTCTGTCTGATACAAAACCTTTATCTCCTGAACAAGTGGAGAAGGTATTAGCTTTACATGGAAGAGTTTCTTCTGATAACAGGGTGGAATGTGAATCATGTCACTCTGCTCACGAGGCTACAGGCGGAAGGACGCTGATAGCGGGTGTTAAGAATTCGGCGTTATGTCTTGTTTGTCATGAAAATAAGATAGGAAAGAGAAATCATAGGATACATGTTGCTTTGACTTCTTTTATGAATGCTGATGGTTTAATTGGAAACAGGTTAGTTGATGGTAAGGTTGAGTGTTTAACGTGTCACAAAATGCACAAAGAAGAGAATAGATATTTAACGGTTGAAAAACCTGAAACTATATGTGCCGCTTGTCATACTGCAGAAAAGCCAGCTCTTTTCTCACCGCATAACGTTAAAGGAGAAGGTTGTTTAAGTTGTCACCTTGCTCATAACGCAAAAACAGACCAAGACTTGTTTGCTAGAAAACCTTCTTCTAAGGGTGGATTTGATAGATATTCTGTTGAGAGTAAGGAATGTATAGCTTGTCATAATGGTGGAGTTTCTTCTCACGTTGTGGGAAGTGCTGCAAACTCACACAAAGGTGAGTGTGTTAGTTGTCATAATCCTCACATTTGGAATCCTGAAAAACCTGAAGAGGTTGTAAAAGGAAAAGTAGAGGGAACACCTGAAAATAGCTTCCTGATTATGCCTGGAGAGCAGCTCTGTGTAACGTGTCACGGTAAGAGAAGCGTTGAAGGTACGTTCCACGATTTAAGAGGTAAGGATATAAAAGTAAGAAATGCGCTTGGAACGCCTGTAAATAAGGCTGGACTCTGTGAATCTTGCCACGTTCCACATAGAGCAGTAGGTGCTTTTCTGTGGGGTATTAAGGAGACAACTTCGGCTAAGAAATATATTGAAAGCTTAGGTGTTAGTGATAAGGAAAGTAAAACTTGTTTAACTTGTCACTATCCTGGTGGGATAGCTGCAGATGTTGGGGAAATTACACACCCGACTGGTAAGAAGTTGGGAGTAAAAGTAGACCTTCCTGTTGGAGAGGGTGGAATCGTTACTTGCGGTACGTGTCACGACCCCCATAAGTGGAGCGCAGTAGGGTTGAATAAAAATAGGGCAGCAGCAAGCTTTTTAAGAGTTCCTGAATGGAGTCTATGCCTTAAGTGTCATGCGGATAAGATTGGGGCTCTGTCCAACGTTCACGCATCCATTAAAGATAAGAACGTATTGGGAGAAACACCGGATGAGGCAGGAGTCTGTGCAGCGTGCCACGTTCCTCATAAAGCTGTTGGTAGTTTCTTGAGAGGAGTGGGAACAAGAAAACAGAAGGAGTTCTGTCTTGTATGTCATAGTAACGACGTTATGAAATCTAAGTATCATGACCATCCTATGGGTATTAAGAACCCTGTAAACGTTTTACCTGGTAAGAAAATTACTTGTTATACCTGTCATGACCCACATACAATGACTGAGTATCTTTTAAGGATAAAAGTTTCTAATAACTCCGAACTTTGCTTGACTTGCCATAAGAAGGAAGATACTACGCATTCTTCTCACGACTTTACGCAGGTTGATTTGCCGGCTAAGGAGAAAGCGGTTGTAGCTAAGTTTGGCAAGTGTGCTTTGTGTCATACACCGCATAATCCTAAGTTTAAGTTTCTCTGGTCTATGGAGCCTGTTTCTGGGAAGACTTTGGACGAGAAGTTGTGTTTAACGTGTCACGGTAAAAGTGGTTTTGCAGAGAAGATAGGAGAGCATTCGCATCCGATTGGTGATATTACGAATGTTTACGTTAAATATTCTGGTCTTCCTTTGATAGAAGGAAAGATAGATTGCGCAACCTGTCACAATCCGCACGGCGGTAAGGATAGAGTTCGTTTGACGAGAAAGACTGTTTCTGGCGATAGTGAGCTTTGCCTTTCATGTCATGAAAGGAAAGGGAGAGTGATAGGAACAGACCATGACTTTAGAGTATTAGGCGATAAAAAGGTTGCAGAGGAAGGCGTTTGCTCCGGTTGCCATACACCTCATAACGCTAAGGACGTTTACTTATGGAACGTAGAAGTTAAGAGAGTTTCCAGTAATGTTATGAATGACTTGTGTTTAACTTGCCATTCTGAAGGTGGTATGGCGCAAAATAAAAGCGTGAAGTATTACTTCCATCCGTATAGGGATATAAAAACGATTTCTGTTGACAGACCAGGAAGACACGGAGACTGGCCTATCTATGATAATTCTGGAAGACGTGTGAAAGTGGGTGGTGCTATCGTTTGTGAAACGTGCCATGACCCTCACGTGTGGAGCAGATGGACAGATAGGGGACCAGGAAAGTTGGTTGAAGGTAATATAAGGAATAGTTTCTTAAGAAATGATACATTGAAGGGAAGTATATGCGTAGATTGTCATGGAGTAGAGGCTTTACTGAGGTATAAGTTGTTCCATAATGCAGAAGTACATGCCAAACATCCGTTTACAAAGTAG
- a CDS encoding class I SAM-dependent methyltransferase, which produces MLQKRRESLPVSVEVFEKSADRYDFISNVISFGLISKWQERFVDFVEPEGRVLDIACGTGALEKFLYGNVPFLVGLDYSISMLKVARRKFPEVPFVCGDALKLPFKSGSFDTVLVSFSLRHFDDIEDSLREIYRVLKRGGKAGVMELAFPERGVWRGVVEKFFKWFAVPFARLRSKEDVVRHLYGSVVDFPHGERFKEIVKKSGFSEVVVGGDFSRGLVKVYRFVK; this is translated from the coding sequence ATTCTCCAAAAAAGACGTGAAAGTTTACCTGTTAGCGTTGAAGTTTTTGAGAAGTCGGCTGATAGGTATGATTTTATCTCCAATGTGATTTCTTTTGGTTTGATAAGTAAGTGGCAAGAAAGGTTTGTTGATTTTGTTGAGCCTGAAGGAAGAGTTCTTGATATAGCTTGTGGGACGGGGGCATTAGAGAAATTTTTGTACGGGAACGTTCCGTTTTTGGTAGGTCTTGATTATTCTATCTCTATGTTGAAAGTTGCCAGAAGGAAGTTTCCTGAAGTTCCGTTTGTTTGTGGTGATGCTTTGAAGCTTCCTTTCAAAAGTGGTTCTTTTGATACCGTTCTTGTTTCCTTTTCTTTGAGACATTTTGATGATATTGAAGATTCTTTAAGAGAAATCTATAGAGTGCTAAAAAGAGGTGGAAAAGCTGGAGTTATGGAATTGGCTTTTCCTGAAAGGGGCGTTTGGAGAGGAGTTGTTGAAAAGTTTTTTAAGTGGTTCGCAGTGCCTTTTGCCAGGTTGCGTTCTAAGGAGGATGTAGTCAGGCATCTTTATGGGAGTGTGGTGGATTTTCCGCACGGTGAAAGGTTTAAAGAGATTGTGAAGAAATCTGGTTTTAGTGAAGTGGTGGTTGGGGGGGATTTTTCAAGGGGTTTAGTAAAAGTGTATAGGTTTGTTAAGTGA
- a CDS encoding cytochrome c3 family protein, whose protein sequence is MRKLLGIVGCMLFLYSCGGGLGKSDVHYRDFGIDVSERAAPYLTPENHKDGWGKKDCLLCHQNFKHTMGTKLYPPEEYQKLIEDAVSKVGVNNAIRVCSACHGANGVTDFGGRDCLVCHDNMDLMHFYKGTSGRKYFHDFNDNGKIDNFDCVVCHWQPDMDGLVELDTDFARFNGVPVASVEQFCLECHSSNWNTLKEEALADTKGYGMADCRVEVDVQPKDIGDYRDFHGYEPFNVTQIEFKNISLQGQLLYYNPHSALACIVCHNPHASKNDALIVERVGETLTVEEEVKQEDNSASVKTVLIDPDSESDYEGIVYAKGKIYDLSNETSFLSYIQLPIENNSTDVIIERQTLSSLCAACHDGTESYSPVNGLGLPVDIDSEIGHNAGQKCSSCHVHGSTF, encoded by the coding sequence GTGAGAAAGCTGTTAGGCATAGTTGGGTGCATGTTATTTCTTTACTCTTGTGGAGGAGGACTTGGAAAATCTGACGTTCATTATAGGGATTTTGGCATAGATGTTTCTGAAAGAGCTGCTCCTTATTTAACTCCTGAGAACCATAAGGATGGGTGGGGAAAGAAGGATTGTTTGTTGTGTCATCAGAATTTTAAACATACGATGGGAACGAAATTATATCCTCCTGAAGAATATCAGAAGTTGATAGAAGATGCTGTATCTAAAGTTGGAGTTAATAACGCCATAAGAGTGTGTTCCGCATGTCATGGAGCTAATGGTGTTACTGATTTTGGTGGCAGAGATTGCCTTGTTTGTCATGATAATATGGATTTAATGCATTTTTACAAAGGAACCTCTGGGAGGAAATATTTTCATGATTTTAACGATAACGGTAAGATAGATAATTTTGACTGTGTAGTTTGCCATTGGCAACCTGATATGGATGGACTTGTTGAGTTGGATACGGATTTTGCAAGGTTTAATGGTGTTCCTGTAGCTTCTGTTGAACAATTCTGTTTGGAATGCCATTCTTCTAATTGGAATACTTTAAAGGAAGAAGCTTTGGCAGATACTAAAGGATATGGAATGGCGGATTGTAGAGTAGAAGTTGATGTTCAACCTAAGGATATAGGAGATTATAGAGATTTTCATGGTTACGAGCCATTTAATGTAACTCAGATAGAATTTAAAAATATAAGTTTACAAGGACAATTGCTCTATTATAATCCGCATTCTGCACTTGCTTGTATAGTGTGTCATAACCCTCATGCTTCTAAAAATGATGCCTTAATAGTGGAAAGAGTTGGAGAGACTTTAACTGTTGAAGAGGAAGTGAAGCAGGAAGATAATAGTGCGAGTGTTAAAACGGTGCTGATAGACCCCGATAGTGAGAGTGACTATGAAGGAATAGTTTACGCTAAAGGTAAAATTTATGACCTTTCTAACGAAACATCATTTTTATCCTATATACAGTTACCTATTGAGAACAATTCTACGGATGTAATTATTGAAAGGCAAACTCTTTCTTCTCTTTGTGCTGCTTGCCATGATGGAACAGAGAGTTATTCACCGGTTAATGGATTAGGATTGCCTGTAGATATAGATTCGGAAATTGGTCATAATGCTGGGCAAAAGTGTAGTAGTTGTCATGTTCATGGTTCTACGTTCTAA
- a CDS encoding prepilin-type N-terminal cleavage/methylation domain-containing protein: MRKQQGFTLIELAIVLVIIGIIMGAVLKGKDLIENARIKKVATAVKQWEMYQWAFYDRMGRYAGDQDKSGIIGDNSTTDNAKTDLENAHFINPPDTNAITSGSNTFYVFYGYYNGTDGKDHNALILCASSDCSASFDNDTLPYLTSIDRIVDGSVGTGGNVFCTSSSFAGSSTKWIATLTSNPTLVECYNGTASIKALVYKF; encoded by the coding sequence ATGAGGAAACAACAAGGTTTTACATTGATTGAACTGGCTATAGTTCTTGTGATTATAGGAATTATTATGGGTGCTGTTCTAAAAGGTAAAGATTTGATAGAAAATGCAAGAATTAAAAAAGTTGCAACGGCTGTAAAACAATGGGAAATGTATCAATGGGCTTTCTATGACAGAATGGGAAGGTATGCAGGAGATCAAGATAAGAGTGGAATTATTGGAGATAATAGTACTACTGATAATGCCAAGACAGATCTTGAGAATGCTCATTTTATAAATCCTCCTGATACTAATGCTATAACTTCTGGTTCTAATACTTTCTATGTTTTTTATGGTTATTACAATGGAACTGATGGGAAAGACCATAATGCTTTAATTCTTTGTGCATCTTCTGACTGTTCTGCTTCATTTGATAACGATACACTTCCTTATCTTACATCTATAGACAGGATTGTAGATGGAAGTGTTGGAACCGGAGGGAATGTTTTCTGTACAAGTAGTAGTTTTGCGGGAAGTTCCACAAAGTGGATAGCTACTTTGACTTCAAACCCTACTCTTGTAGAATGTTATAACGGAACTGCGAGTATTAAAGCTCTTGTTTATAAATTCTAA
- a CDS encoding GspE/PulE family protein, producing MTEKQKLGKKERLGDKLVRLGLITPEQLEIALKEQKRTGELLGEVLLRLGFITEEQLMNALSEQKGIERIEISSYLIDPEVIKLIPKKMAERYKVIPLSKEGNTLILGMVNPFDIEAIDVISRFTGLKIKPVKIKEKEFEDVFSKYYGETKSIEDLIEELLSEEIPPGERDTRIIQLVDYIILKGVKDKASDIHIEPAEAVTRIRYRIDGVMMLGFILPKQLHSSIVTRIKLISNLNISETRLPQDGRTNFKVGEKEIDLRVSTLPSIYGETVVMRLLGLNEALPKLEELGFEDYNYKTILKSIQKPYGIILVTGPTGSGKTTTLYAVLNKIFTVQKTIITVEDPVEYKWELIRQVQVNPRIGLTFARALRGILRQDPDIILIGEIRDEETAKIATQAAQTGHLVLTTLHTNDAISSITRLSDLGVPPFLIANSLIAISAQRLVRKICPYCKISYEASEEEKRYLGIPIEEKLTLYKGKGCEKCKFRGYLDRTVIAEILYVDKEIEELILTEAPITKIEEVALKKGFKPMFESGKGKVLKGITTVSELKRVIG from the coding sequence ATGACAGAAAAGCAAAAATTAGGCAAAAAAGAACGCTTAGGCGACAAATTAGTTAGACTTGGACTTATAACTCCTGAACAACTTGAAATAGCCCTTAAAGAACAGAAAAGAACAGGCGAACTTCTAGGAGAAGTTCTTTTAAGGCTCGGATTCATTACAGAAGAACAATTAATGAACGCTCTTTCTGAGCAAAAAGGAATAGAAAGAATAGAAATCTCCTCTTACTTAATAGACCCAGAAGTCATAAAACTAATTCCTAAAAAGATGGCTGAAAGATACAAAGTAATTCCTCTCTCCAAAGAAGGAAATACCCTAATCTTAGGAATGGTGAATCCCTTTGACATAGAAGCTATAGACGTTATCTCAAGATTTACAGGTCTCAAAATAAAACCGGTAAAAATAAAAGAAAAAGAGTTTGAAGACGTCTTCTCAAAATACTACGGAGAAACCAAAAGTATAGAAGACCTAATAGAAGAACTACTATCTGAGGAAATCCCTCCAGGTGAAAGAGACACAAGAATAATCCAATTAGTAGACTACATAATCTTAAAAGGAGTAAAAGATAAGGCTTCCGATATTCATATAGAACCAGCCGAAGCCGTTACGAGAATCCGCTACAGAATAGACGGCGTTATGATGCTCGGCTTTATTCTCCCCAAACAGTTACATTCTTCCATTGTAACAAGAATAAAACTGATTTCTAACTTGAACATCTCCGAAACAAGACTTCCTCAAGATGGAAGGACAAACTTTAAAGTAGGGGAGAAAGAAATTGACCTTAGAGTTTCTACTCTTCCCTCCATCTATGGTGAAACAGTAGTAATGAGACTATTAGGTCTAAATGAAGCTTTACCAAAGTTGGAAGAATTAGGATTTGAGGATTACAACTATAAAACAATACTAAAGAGTATCCAAAAACCTTACGGAATTATATTAGTAACAGGACCTACAGGTTCTGGTAAAACAACCACTCTTTATGCAGTTCTGAACAAAATATTTACCGTTCAAAAAACGATAATAACAGTAGAAGACCCGGTAGAATATAAATGGGAACTGATAAGGCAGGTACAAGTCAACCCAAGAATCGGGCTTACATTTGCAAGAGCATTAAGAGGAATTCTCAGACAAGACCCTGACATTATTTTAATCGGTGAAATCAGAGATGAAGAAACAGCCAAGATAGCTACACAAGCAGCTCAAACAGGTCATCTGGTTTTAACCACTCTACATACCAACGATGCAATATCTTCCATAACAAGACTTTCCGATTTAGGAGTCCCTCCTTTCTTAATAGCAAACTCGCTAATCGCTATTTCCGCACAACGATTAGTAAGGAAAATCTGCCCCTACTGCAAAATTTCATATGAAGCATCAGAAGAGGAAAAAAGATACTTAGGTATCCCAATAGAGGAAAAACTAACTCTATATAAAGGGAAAGGTTGTGAAAAATGTAAATTCAGAGGATACTTGGATAGAACAGTAATAGCTGAAATACTTTACGTGGATAAAGAAATTGAAGAACTAATATTAACTGAAGCACCTATTACAAAAATAGAAGAAGTAGCATTAAAGAAAGGTTTCAAACCAATGTTTGAAAGTGGAAAGGGAAAAGTACTAAAAGGAATAACAACAGTAAGCGAACTAAAACGTGTTATTGGATAA
- a CDS encoding type II secretion system protein, producing MRKAFTLIEMAIVLVILGLIIGIGTGVMIQFIKWNKRQQTAKTVNSATSEAIGLSSEGSINPNSLPTITDAYSQKIVYIIAQKLTSSYLQPLNATICDVKDTQLFLQDNATGAKISNIAFIAFSKGSDYTSNTYCNEKQVNENTICTDNVTTDTTKDIVKYVTLPELKQYLGCPSNPLHILNNQLPIAYVNESYNATLYASGGIKPYKWNITETNCSWIKTKQINDSFTLSGTPTQQGSCLITVSVTDNNTPTPFTDIKTFSIDILQTSNNTSTGACSSYNLTITVSSRPRWKYPISISIFGECVKTLTRGSYTESSLQPSTTITLYENWWCIDENTVVLSGTVSSLDKNGDCETVINCTNGECTSQ from the coding sequence TTGAGAAAAGCATTCACTCTCATAGAAATGGCTATCGTTTTAGTAATATTAGGACTCATTATTGGTATAGGCACTGGCGTAATGATTCAATTCATTAAATGGAACAAACGGCAACAAACTGCAAAAACTGTTAATTCTGCAACAAGTGAAGCAATCGGCTTGTCCTCTGAAGGAAGCATCAACCCAAACTCATTACCTACTATAACCGACGCTTATTCTCAAAAAATAGTTTACATAATAGCTCAAAAACTAACCTCCTCTTACTTACAACCCCTTAACGCAACTATATGCGACGTTAAGGACACACAACTTTTCCTACAAGATAATGCAACAGGAGCGAAAATCAGTAACATTGCTTTTATAGCTTTTTCCAAAGGCTCAGATTACACATCCAACACCTACTGTAACGAAAAGCAAGTTAACGAAAATACTATCTGTACAGACAACGTAACAACAGACACAACTAAAGATATCGTAAAATACGTAACTCTTCCAGAACTAAAACAATACCTCGGCTGTCCTAGCAACCCTCTCCACATACTGAACAACCAACTCCCAATAGCATATGTAAATGAAAGCTACAACGCAACTTTATACGCAAGTGGTGGGATAAAGCCATATAAATGGAACATAACAGAGACAAACTGCTCTTGGATTAAGACAAAACAAATCAACGACTCTTTTACGCTTTCTGGAACTCCAACACAGCAAGGAAGTTGCCTTATAACTGTAAGTGTAACCGACAACAACACTCCAACACCATTCACAGACATAAAAACTTTCAGCATAGATATTCTACAGACAAGTAACAATACTTCTACAGGAGCTTGTTCATCTTATAATTTAACAATAACTGTAAGCTCCCGCCCACGCTGGAAATATCCAATAAGTATAAGCATTTTCGGTGAATGTGTTAAAACACTGACAAGAGGTAGTTACACAGAATCATCACTACAACCATCCACAACAATAACTTTATATGAAAATTGGTGGTGCATAGATGAAAACACCGTAGTTCTTTCAGGTACCGTATCTTCCTTGGACAAAAATGGCGATTGTGAGACAGTAATAAATTGCACAAATGGAGAATGTACATCTCAATAG
- a CDS encoding type II secretion system protein: MKKEKILNRKGFSLVELAIVLIITGLIMGVGIKSCISGITTAKIDKTKDNLNTLSIFIQREICKYGKYSFSIPENLLTDGWNRKIKVLSFGNLTSDPVCSIPDANTAVNLYNDTLVTNVAFLLLSPGENGKIDSLITTNPIIIKEDDIAEIITLYQLKANCCNSYKLQILTSFLPPITEGETYNTTLVVKNGSPPYTFSLTSDNPTFNSIINTHFPVKTNNNYCFLNLSTNETESIVQNTLSSEIGIKLKVTDRLGNSAEKTFYITLIKRNLR; this comes from the coding sequence ATGAAAAAGGAAAAAATACTAAATAGAAAAGGGTTCTCACTCGTAGAATTAGCCATAGTTTTAATTATAACCGGGCTGATAATGGGAGTAGGAATAAAAAGTTGCATCTCTGGAATAACAACTGCAAAAATAGATAAAACCAAGGATAATTTAAACACACTTTCTATTTTTATCCAACGTGAAATATGCAAATATGGTAAATACTCCTTTTCAATTCCTGAAAACCTTTTAACAGATGGCTGGAACAGAAAAATTAAAGTACTTTCTTTTGGTAATTTAACAAGCGACCCCGTATGTAGCATTCCCGACGCAAATACTGCAGTTAACTTATACAACGACACACTCGTAACAAACGTAGCCTTTTTGCTTCTTTCTCCAGGAGAAAACGGAAAAATAGACTCTTTAATAACAACAAATCCAATAATAATCAAAGAAGATGATATAGCAGAAATAATAACTCTATACCAACTCAAAGCTAACTGCTGTAATTCTTACAAACTACAAATACTTACCTCCTTCTTACCTCCAATAACAGAAGGAGAAACTTACAATACTACATTAGTAGTAAAAAATGGTTCTCCCCCTTATACATTCTCTCTTACAAGCGACAATCCTACTTTCAATTCTATAATCAATACCCATTTTCCAGTAAAAACAAACAACAACTACTGTTTTCTCAATCTATCAACGAACGAAACAGAAAGCATTGTGCAAAACACTTTAAGTAGTGAAATTGGAATAAAATTAAAAGTAACAGATAGATTAGGAAACTCAGCAGAAAAAACTTTCTACATAACCTTAATAAAGAGGAATTTACGTTGA